One genomic segment of Nonomuraea coxensis DSM 45129 includes these proteins:
- a CDS encoding FAD-dependent oxidoreductase — translation MEPDVLVIGAGPVGLTLACALLQHGVSVRVLDKAPGPATTSRANFVHARGSEVLDRLDALSGLPEQSVRAMTITTYAGDRPMTRIRFGDPGLNTAAAPMVISQARVEARLRDRLAELGVRPEWGSALVGVDRDADGVTAALGDGRTVRARWLAGCDGTGSTVRKLAGIGFPGVRVSERFLLVDAHLDTTLDRSGTSGWVHPEGMLGAMPMPGGEWRLLAYDPAFSGDKPTEEQIVERMRRILPERTGLAGIRLLDASWASLFSVHRRLADTYRQGRILLAGDAAHAHAPFGGQGMLTGIGDAENLAWKLALVIRGVAGDRLLDTYEAERRPLATQVLRGSTAATRVNIAAGPVGRFLRDRVMMPVFNLAVLQRWATYTTSQLWVGYRRGPLGGRGRRPRPGDRVPDVACERTDGTRTRLHAELRGRWAALGGDDLYEAARGRLGERVVHLRPVDPLPAMLVRPDAHLACTGDPNRWLDGALA, via the coding sequence GTGGAACCTGATGTCCTCGTCATCGGAGCCGGGCCGGTCGGCCTGACCCTGGCGTGCGCGCTGCTCCAGCACGGCGTCTCGGTACGGGTGCTCGACAAGGCCCCTGGCCCGGCCACCACGTCGCGGGCGAACTTCGTGCACGCGCGCGGCTCCGAGGTGCTCGACCGCCTCGACGCGCTCAGCGGCCTGCCCGAGCAGTCCGTACGGGCCATGACGATCACCACGTACGCGGGCGACCGCCCGATGACGCGCATCCGCTTCGGCGATCCCGGCCTGAACACCGCCGCCGCCCCGATGGTCATCTCCCAGGCCCGGGTCGAGGCGCGGCTGCGCGACCGCCTGGCCGAGCTGGGCGTCAGGCCGGAATGGGGCTCCGCGCTGGTGGGCGTCGACCGGGACGCCGACGGCGTCACCGCGGCGCTGGGCGACGGCCGCACCGTGCGGGCGCGCTGGCTCGCCGGCTGCGACGGGACCGGCAGCACCGTACGCAAGCTCGCCGGCATCGGCTTCCCCGGCGTCCGGGTCAGCGAACGCTTCCTCCTGGTCGACGCCCACCTCGACACCACCCTCGACCGCTCGGGCACCAGCGGCTGGGTGCACCCGGAGGGCATGCTGGGCGCCATGCCCATGCCCGGCGGCGAGTGGCGGCTGCTCGCCTACGACCCCGCCTTCTCCGGCGACAAGCCGACCGAGGAACAGATCGTCGAGCGCATGCGCCGCATCCTGCCCGAACGCACCGGCCTGGCCGGCATCCGGCTGCTGGACGCCTCCTGGGCGTCGTTGTTCAGCGTGCACCGCCGCCTGGCGGACACCTACCGGCAGGGCCGGATCCTGCTGGCCGGGGACGCCGCCCACGCGCACGCCCCGTTCGGCGGGCAGGGCATGCTCACGGGAATCGGCGACGCCGAGAACCTCGCCTGGAAGCTGGCCCTCGTGATCCGGGGTGTGGCGGGCGACCGGCTGCTCGACACCTACGAGGCCGAGCGCCGCCCGCTGGCCACGCAGGTCCTGCGCGGCAGCACCGCCGCCACCAGGGTGAACATCGCCGCCGGGCCCGTCGGCCGCTTCCTGCGCGACCGCGTCATGATGCCGGTGTTCAACCTGGCCGTCCTGCAGCGCTGGGCCACGTACACCACCTCCCAGCTCTGGGTCGGCTACCGGCGCGGCCCGCTCGGCGGGCGCGGTCGCCGGCCCAGGCCCGGCGACCGCGTCCCCGACGTGGCCTGCGAGCGTACTGACGGCACCCGTACCCGGCTGCACGCCGAACTGCGCGGACGCTGGGCCGCCCTCGGTGGCGACGACCTGTACGAGGCCGCCCGCGGGCGGCTCGGGGAGCGCGTCGTCCACCTCCGTCCGGTGGACCCGCTGCCCGCTATGCTCGTACGCCCGGACGCCCACCTGGCCTGCACGGGCGATCCCAACCGCTGGCTGGACGGAGCACTCGCTTGA
- a CDS encoding ABC transporter ATP-binding protein, which translates to MQKETIRVEALRVRYRAAARDAVAGVDLTVGAGEVFGLLGPNGAGKSTTQRVLTGQHRRYTGRVQVLGRPIAGWGRHLYERIGVGFELPAYFPKLTARENLAAFAALYRRPVDRPDQVLATVGLADAADQRAATFSKGMKMRLNLARAILHRPDVLFLDEPTSGLDPANAADVRAIIRAQADAGRTVFLTTHDMPAVEELCTRVAFMREGAVVAVDTPRNLRLAHGRRSVIVEFAEAGELRQAEFPSADDPGLLDLLATGRVRTVHTREAALADVFIAVTGTASAASAAS; encoded by the coding sequence ATGCAAAAAGAGACCATCCGGGTCGAGGCGCTCCGGGTGCGCTACCGCGCCGCCGCGCGGGACGCGGTGGCCGGCGTCGACCTCACCGTGGGCGCCGGCGAGGTGTTCGGCCTGCTCGGCCCGAACGGCGCCGGCAAGTCCACGACCCAGCGCGTGCTCACCGGCCAGCACCGCCGCTACACCGGCCGCGTCCAGGTGCTCGGCCGGCCCATCGCCGGCTGGGGCCGGCACCTGTACGAGCGGATCGGCGTCGGCTTCGAGCTGCCCGCGTACTTCCCCAAGCTCACCGCCCGGGAGAACCTGGCCGCCTTCGCCGCCCTCTACCGCCGCCCGGTGGACCGGCCGGACCAGGTGCTGGCCACCGTCGGCCTCGCCGACGCCGCCGACCAGCGCGCCGCGACGTTCTCCAAGGGCATGAAGATGCGGCTGAACCTGGCCCGCGCGATCCTGCACCGCCCGGACGTGCTCTTCCTCGACGAGCCGACGTCCGGGCTGGACCCGGCCAACGCCGCCGACGTCCGGGCGATCATCCGCGCGCAGGCGGACGCCGGGCGCACCGTCTTCCTCACCACCCACGACATGCCGGCCGTCGAGGAGCTGTGCACCCGGGTCGCGTTCATGCGCGAGGGCGCCGTCGTGGCCGTCGACACCCCGCGCAACCTCCGGCTCGCCCACGGCCGCCGCTCGGTGATCGTGGAGTTCGCCGAAGCCGGTGAGCTGCGGCAGGCCGAGTTCCCGTCCGCCGACGATCCCGGGCTGCTGGACCTGCTCGCCACCGGACGGGTACGGACCGTGCACACCCGCGAGGCCGCGCTCGCCGACGTCTTCATCGCGGTCACCGGGACCGCCTCCGCCGCGAGCGCGGCGTCATGA
- a CDS encoding TetR/AcrR family transcriptional regulator, translated as MGLRERKKEQTRAALVEAAARLFAEKGYDKTTVADIAAAANVSTRTFFGYFRAKEDVLFAGTDQRLRAIGEAFDAVQADTPLEAVRQILDRVLAASDDLSSPDRLALMFAKPELQAQALQRLIAAERLIADRLRRAYPDRLDDTLSRATAGALVGALVGAALAGIERGDPPQALRERMRRALHLLEDGLRTLE; from the coding sequence ATGGGGCTGCGAGAGCGGAAGAAGGAACAGACGCGGGCCGCGCTGGTCGAGGCCGCGGCACGGTTGTTCGCCGAGAAGGGGTACGACAAGACCACGGTCGCGGACATCGCCGCCGCCGCGAACGTCTCGACGCGCACGTTCTTCGGCTACTTCCGCGCCAAGGAGGACGTGCTGTTCGCGGGCACCGATCAGCGGCTGCGGGCGATCGGGGAGGCGTTCGACGCCGTACAGGCCGACACCCCGCTGGAGGCCGTGCGCCAGATCCTCGACCGCGTCCTGGCCGCCTCGGACGACCTGTCCAGCCCCGACCGGCTCGCCCTCATGTTCGCCAAACCCGAGCTGCAGGCCCAGGCGCTGCAACGGCTGATCGCGGCGGAGCGCCTGATCGCCGACCGGCTGCGGCGCGCCTACCCCGACCGGCTGGACGACACACTGTCCCGCGCGACGGCAGGCGCGCTGGTCGGCGCGCTGGTCGGAGCGGCCCTGGCCGGCATCGAGCGGGGCGACCCGCCGCAGGCCCTGCGTGAGCGGATGCGCCGCGCCCTCCACCTGCTGGAGGACGGGCTCCGCACCCTCGAATGA
- a CDS encoding NACHT domain-containing protein has translation MDTSQLLPYGGALLALFVVLWLLDKFTGGIVEELGKRALDHLLRGPRRPALGRRALGRYAKLVRHTFGTHTMGFRAGDAPVTVEEVYVPLHYESGGSRLDMERLVLSRDRVVVLGEPGAGKSMLLKHLMLGWADDPRRDRRVPILIDLHRYGRATLRDLLAETLGHGRGPIGADRLHHALTGGRLRLFFDGLDEVARDHQSTVLGELRELASRYERCPMVVTCRESVYKGALAAEFGAPVVVADLDDASLRVLLRHLVKDDVRAHCLIAALSDTRPVLELARSPMLLTMTSYLFLEGVFGEQAERLPRSRAGFYELAIRYLLGRDTARGLDAMTRFEPDVKLVVLRRLALSLMNQDDGRTVGHRDLVALIRTEAADLLQDAQAERLIDELVDRSRLLVRLWQGGGRSYVFRHLTLQEYLAAVELAGRGEELLGHYRRAPALWQEVVRLWCSIVPRDCTWLLRELYADPRSRVLVLRCLAEAEHVEPAFADDVIVDFVAPVSCGIELPGPALRALGALAAVGNTRGDQVLAQLMGSAQADYPAIYHVLAASGRREALDRLLEAADTSTHARGALRAMGDLAVPELKRVERAWAIDELGRIGTPAAAEALTELTDHIRAVWWLAALLNSEDVRTALSFGESPGGTSWISRPYRGDWPPRLCAIIESVVGQLRANDEAIPPDLDLPPVFPPVALAVLAHDDLIGSGNQPLPVSQQEEQALHWFERAGMLPPGLRKRSMSEQVYRGLAAITADHAGNARLHRAALHLAGFVVRNRPLRPATSQCLAALDWTVLAAVAGRLDRPWGGRQRWSLLGEERPEPRLLRRLLTTGVTLGALFTAGTGIYGAMRSLLGQGTWGPVWLAIVTVTAVVATVVGVITISSGFGAWVLFPGVLVSSACLIAYSGATLNDWLAPYGPHAGWTAYAVAGLALASLGAYYFRLKRRWANPFRQVLAQCSPHCLPASFH, from the coding sequence ATGGACACCAGCCAGCTGCTGCCCTACGGCGGCGCCCTGCTCGCGTTGTTCGTGGTCCTGTGGCTGCTCGACAAGTTCACCGGCGGCATCGTCGAAGAGCTCGGCAAGCGCGCCCTGGACCACCTCCTGCGCGGGCCGAGGCGGCCGGCGCTCGGACGGCGCGCGCTGGGCCGCTACGCCAAGCTGGTGCGCCACACGTTCGGCACGCACACCATGGGCTTTCGCGCGGGCGACGCCCCCGTGACGGTCGAGGAAGTGTACGTCCCCCTGCACTACGAGTCCGGCGGCTCGCGGCTCGACATGGAGCGGCTGGTCCTGTCACGCGATCGCGTGGTCGTCCTGGGGGAGCCAGGCGCGGGCAAGTCCATGCTGCTCAAACACCTCATGCTCGGCTGGGCGGATGATCCGCGGCGGGACCGTCGCGTGCCCATCCTGATCGACCTTCATCGCTACGGCAGGGCCACGTTGCGCGACCTGCTGGCCGAGACGCTGGGGCACGGCAGAGGGCCGATCGGCGCCGACCGGCTGCACCACGCTCTGACGGGCGGTCGGCTGCGCCTGTTCTTCGACGGGCTGGACGAGGTGGCACGCGACCACCAGTCCACCGTGCTGGGCGAGCTCAGAGAGCTGGCCAGCCGCTACGAGCGCTGCCCCATGGTGGTCACCTGCAGGGAGTCCGTCTACAAGGGCGCGCTCGCCGCGGAGTTCGGCGCCCCCGTCGTGGTGGCCGACCTCGACGACGCGTCGCTGCGGGTGCTCTTACGCCACCTGGTCAAGGACGACGTGCGCGCGCACTGTCTGATCGCCGCGCTGAGCGACACCCGGCCGGTGCTGGAACTGGCGCGCAGCCCCATGCTCCTCACCATGACCTCCTACCTGTTTCTGGAGGGGGTCTTCGGCGAGCAGGCGGAGAGACTGCCCAGGTCCCGGGCCGGGTTCTACGAGCTGGCGATCCGGTATCTGCTCGGCCGCGACACCGCGCGCGGGCTGGACGCGATGACCCGTTTCGAGCCCGACGTCAAGCTCGTCGTCCTGCGGCGGCTGGCGCTGTCGCTGATGAACCAGGACGACGGGCGGACCGTCGGCCACCGCGACCTGGTGGCGCTGATCAGGACGGAGGCCGCTGACCTCCTCCAGGACGCGCAGGCCGAGCGGCTGATCGACGAGCTGGTGGACCGAAGCCGCCTGCTGGTCCGGCTGTGGCAGGGCGGCGGCCGGAGCTACGTCTTCCGCCACCTCACCTTGCAGGAATACCTGGCCGCCGTCGAACTCGCGGGGCGCGGCGAGGAACTGCTCGGCCACTACCGGCGCGCCCCGGCGCTCTGGCAGGAGGTCGTCCGCCTGTGGTGCTCCATCGTCCCCCGCGACTGCACCTGGCTGCTGCGCGAGCTCTACGCCGACCCCCGCTCGCGGGTGCTGGTCCTGCGCTGCCTGGCCGAGGCCGAGCACGTCGAACCGGCCTTCGCCGACGACGTCATCGTCGACTTCGTCGCCCCGGTCTCCTGCGGCATCGAGCTGCCGGGCCCCGCGCTGCGCGCGCTCGGCGCGCTGGCCGCCGTCGGCAACACCCGCGGTGACCAGGTGCTCGCCCAGCTCATGGGCAGTGCGCAGGCCGACTACCCGGCCATCTACCACGTACTGGCTGCTTCCGGTCGGCGCGAGGCGCTGGACCGGCTGCTGGAGGCCGCGGACACCTCCACCCACGCTCGCGGCGCGCTGCGCGCCATGGGAGACCTGGCCGTCCCGGAGCTGAAACGCGTGGAGCGTGCCTGGGCCATCGATGAGCTGGGGCGGATCGGGACGCCGGCCGCGGCCGAGGCGCTGACCGAGCTCACCGATCACATTCGCGCCGTGTGGTGGCTGGCCGCGCTGCTGAACAGCGAGGACGTCCGCACCGCCCTGTCCTTCGGGGAGAGCCCGGGAGGAACGAGCTGGATCAGCCGGCCCTACCGCGGTGACTGGCCGCCCCGGCTGTGCGCGATCATCGAATCCGTGGTCGGCCAGTTGCGCGCGAACGACGAGGCCATACCCCCCGATCTCGACCTGCCGCCCGTCTTCCCGCCCGTCGCGCTCGCCGTCCTGGCCCACGACGACTTGATCGGCTCGGGGAACCAGCCGCTGCCGGTGTCCCAGCAGGAGGAGCAGGCGCTCCACTGGTTCGAGAGAGCCGGGATGCTGCCGCCGGGCCTCCGCAAGCGTTCGATGTCCGAGCAGGTCTACCGAGGGCTGGCCGCCATCACCGCGGACCACGCCGGCAACGCCCGGCTGCACCGCGCCGCCCTGCACCTGGCCGGCTTCGTGGTACGGAACCGCCCCCTACGCCCCGCCACGTCGCAGTGCCTGGCCGCGCTCGACTGGACGGTCCTCGCCGCCGTCGCCGGACGTCTCGACCGGCCCTGGGGCGGCCGGCAGAGGTGGAGCCTGCTGGGGGAGGAACGGCCGGAGCCCCGGTTGCTCCGCCGCCTCCTGACGACGGGCGTGACTCTGGGCGCGCTGTTCACGGCCGGCACGGGAATCTACGGAGCGATGCGGTCCCTGCTGGGCCAGGGGACGTGGGGGCCGGTCTGGCTGGCGATCGTCACGGTGACCGCCGTAGTGGCCACCGTCGTGGGCGTGATCACCATCAGTTCGGGGTTCGGGGCCTGGGTGCTCTTCCCCGGGGTACTGGTGTCCTCGGCCTGTCTCATCGCCTACAGCGGGGCGACGCTCAACGACTGGCTTGCTCCCTACGGCCCCCACGCCGGCTGGACGGCTTACGCCGTGGCGGGCCTCGCTCTGGCCTCGCTGGGTGCCTACTACTTCCGCCTGAAGCGCCGTTGGGCCAACCCCTTCCGCCAGGTACTGGCCCAGTGCTCACCCCACTGCCTTCCGGCATCCTTCCACTGA
- a CDS encoding alpha/beta hydrolase family protein has protein sequence MRPLEILLAVGNLLGLAIMAIPRLRARTRLGLVVPVALLLAAAQVLVEGPRWQLAPGYALAVTLFLAWLTGVVRPRAGHVNRPAARTAAALGALALLASVLLATVLPVFRFPEPTGPYAIGTTTYHWVDASRPELFTDAPGDRRELMAQVWYPAEPEPSAPRAPYIQDAEAVTSAMARLTGFPEPVFSQFRYVTTDAVTSARMAADRPRYPVLISLTGLGAFRAASTFQIQELVSHGYVVVGLDQPGAAATTRFPDGREIPGWSRDKIYPLIRQSWTPQPVAPVLQGQTLPDGIIPYFAQDVSFALDRLAGLNEADPDGLLTGRLDLGRAGVFGISWGGATGAEACATDQRIKACFIMDVQLTAHVVQAGLRQPVMFMTRDTQTFRLERERSGGWLEEEIAGTVETMTDVYRRLPGAGYYVEVPGLFHVDFTDVPAWSPVTPQLGLNGTIDARRAHAVINAYSLAFFDKHLMGQSPSLLDGPSSRFPEARFLRHQGVAVHLPEGP, from the coding sequence ATGAGACCCCTGGAGATCCTGTTAGCGGTCGGCAACCTGCTGGGGCTCGCGATCATGGCGATCCCCAGGCTGCGCGCGCGTACGCGGCTCGGCCTGGTGGTGCCCGTCGCGCTGCTCCTCGCGGCGGCGCAGGTCCTCGTCGAAGGCCCGCGCTGGCAACTGGCCCCCGGCTACGCGCTGGCCGTGACCCTCTTCCTGGCCTGGCTGACCGGTGTCGTCCGGCCGCGCGCCGGGCACGTCAACCGGCCGGCCGCCCGAACAGCCGCAGCGCTGGGCGCGCTGGCGCTCCTCGCCTCCGTCCTCCTGGCAACGGTGCTGCCCGTGTTCCGCTTCCCCGAGCCGACCGGGCCGTACGCGATCGGCACCACGACCTACCACTGGGTCGACGCGAGCCGCCCGGAGCTGTTCACCGACGCCCCCGGCGATCGCCGGGAGCTCATGGCCCAGGTGTGGTATCCTGCCGAGCCGGAGCCGTCGGCGCCGCGCGCCCCCTACATCCAGGACGCCGAGGCGGTGACGTCGGCGATGGCGCGCCTGACCGGCTTCCCGGAGCCCGTCTTCAGCCAGTTCAGGTACGTGACCACCGACGCCGTCACGTCCGCGCGGATGGCGGCCGACCGACCCCGCTATCCGGTGCTCATCTCCCTCACCGGGCTCGGCGCGTTCCGGGCCGCGAGCACCTTCCAGATCCAGGAACTGGTCTCGCACGGCTACGTGGTCGTCGGGCTGGACCAGCCGGGCGCCGCCGCCACGACTCGCTTCCCCGACGGGCGGGAGATCCCGGGATGGTCCAGGGACAAGATCTATCCGCTGATCAGGCAGAGCTGGACGCCGCAGCCCGTCGCGCCGGTCCTCCAGGGGCAGACGCTTCCCGACGGGATCATCCCGTACTTCGCGCAGGACGTCAGCTTCGCGCTCGACCGGCTCGCGGGACTGAACGAAGCCGACCCTGACGGCCTCCTGACCGGCCGCCTCGACCTCGGGCGCGCCGGCGTCTTCGGGATCTCGTGGGGCGGCGCGACCGGCGCCGAGGCGTGCGCGACCGACCAGCGCATCAAAGCGTGCTTCATCATGGACGTTCAGCTGACGGCCCACGTCGTCCAGGCGGGCCTGCGGCAGCCGGTCATGTTCATGACCCGCGACACCCAGACCTTCCGTCTCGAACGGGAGCGCAGCGGCGGCTGGCTGGAGGAGGAGATCGCCGGCACCGTCGAGACCATGACCGACGTGTACCGGCGGCTGCCGGGCGCCGGCTACTACGTGGAGGTCCCCGGGTTGTTCCACGTCGACTTCACCGACGTCCCGGCCTGGTCACCGGTCACCCCGCAGCTCGGCCTGAACGGGACGATCGACGCCCGGCGGGCACACGCCGTCATCAACGCCTACTCGCTCGCGTTCTTCGACAAGCACCTGATGGGGCAGTCGCCGTCCCTGCTCGACGGGCCGTCGAGCCGCTTCCCTGAAGCGCGGTTCCTGCGTCACCAGGGCGTCGCCGTCCACCTCCCTGAGGGGCCGTGA
- a CDS encoding TetR/AcrR family transcriptional regulator, which yields MARRRQGTPAGLDRERIAAAAVVLVDRDGLDRFGVRRLAEELGVDPMSIYHYIKGKAALLDAMSEAVLAEVAAGADDAPRDWEKLTRWTAHRYREMAYRHPRVFPLLATRAQTSPVALAALERLVTAMRQAGLPDQVVADAPLMLFGFLNGYLLAVLSGGPDGPGDMPAIDAAAYPALAALTPLQAGFGSVAEFDRMLDAVIGGLRDRASAAFTSR from the coding sequence GTGGCCAGACGCAGACAGGGCACGCCGGCCGGGCTCGACCGCGAGCGCATCGCGGCCGCCGCCGTCGTACTCGTCGACCGCGACGGCCTCGACCGCTTCGGGGTACGGCGGCTCGCGGAGGAGCTCGGGGTCGACCCGATGTCGATCTACCACTACATCAAGGGCAAAGCGGCACTGCTGGACGCGATGTCGGAGGCCGTGCTCGCCGAGGTGGCGGCCGGCGCGGACGACGCGCCCCGCGACTGGGAGAAGCTCACCCGCTGGACGGCGCACCGCTACCGGGAGATGGCCTACCGGCACCCCCGGGTGTTCCCGCTGCTGGCGACCCGCGCCCAGACCTCGCCGGTGGCCCTCGCCGCCCTGGAACGACTGGTCACCGCGATGCGTCAGGCCGGTCTGCCCGACCAGGTGGTCGCGGACGCGCCGCTGATGCTGTTCGGCTTCCTCAACGGATATCTGCTGGCGGTCCTCAGCGGCGGGCCCGACGGGCCCGGCGACATGCCCGCGATCGACGCCGCCGCCTACCCGGCGCTGGCCGCCCTCACGCCCCTGCAGGCCGGCTTCGGGTCCGTGGCGGAGTTCGACCGGATGCTCGACGCCGTGATCGGCGGGCTCCGGGACCGGGCCTCCGCCGCGTTCACCTCGAGATGA
- a CDS encoding dihydrolipoamide acetyltransferase family protein, which produces MTVDASGPGVRDVVPLTGIRRTAARRMIKAWEAPAFTLTLTVDMSAALAVKQRDAQATVTDRLIECCARALVRHPQLNAWYDDLTVTRFGQVNIGVAVATDAGLMVPVVQGADRLALPEIRAARRDLVSRAREGRLGRADVTGGTFTISNLGMQGVDRFTAILNVPQVAILAIGATSERYVRRDGAGEWVPQADFTLTCDHRAVDGATGAAFLTELRALIETP; this is translated from the coding sequence ATGACCGTGGACGCGAGCGGCCCCGGCGTTCGTGACGTGGTGCCGCTGACCGGCATCAGGCGGACCGCCGCGCGCAGGATGATCAAGGCGTGGGAAGCGCCGGCCTTCACTCTGACGCTCACCGTGGACATGTCGGCCGCGCTCGCCGTGAAACAGCGTGACGCCCAGGCGACCGTGACCGACAGGCTGATCGAGTGCTGCGCCAGAGCACTCGTGAGGCACCCGCAGCTCAACGCGTGGTACGACGACCTGACCGTCACGCGGTTCGGCCAGGTCAACATCGGTGTGGCGGTCGCGACCGACGCGGGCCTCATGGTCCCCGTCGTCCAGGGCGCCGACCGGCTCGCGCTCCCGGAGATCAGGGCCGCCCGCCGTGACCTCGTCTCCCGGGCGCGGGAGGGCCGGCTCGGCAGGGCCGACGTGACGGGGGGCACCTTCACGATCTCCAACCTCGGCATGCAGGGCGTCGACCGGTTCACCGCGATCCTCAACGTGCCGCAGGTGGCGATCCTGGCGATCGGTGCCACCAGCGAGCGGTACGTCCGCCGTGACGGTGCGGGGGAGTGGGTCCCCCAGGCCGACTTCACGCTCACCTGCGATCACCGGGCGGTCGACGGCGCGACGGGCGCCGCGTTCCTCACCGAGCTGCGCGCCCTGATCGAGACGCCTTGA
- a CDS encoding biotin/lipoyl-containing protein, producing MRVEVLLPQWGMGMSEGTISTWLKKVGERVVEDEPLVDVEAEKVEETVEAPATGTLTEILAAEGETVDVRAVIAVIETD from the coding sequence ATGAGGGTTGAAGTCCTCCTCCCGCAATGGGGAATGGGCATGAGCGAGGGCACGATCTCCACCTGGCTCAAGAAGGTCGGCGAGCGCGTCGTCGAGGACGAGCCGCTCGTCGACGTCGAGGCCGAGAAGGTCGAGGAGACCGTGGAGGCCCCGGCGACCGGCACTCTCACCGAGATCCTGGCGGCCGAGGGAGAGACCGTGGACGTCCGCGCCGTCATCGCCGTCATCGAGACGGACTAG
- a CDS encoding alpha-ketoacid dehydrogenase subunit beta, translating to MSIMSYLGAIGAAQREAMEADERVVIVGEDVEANVYGTTGGGKSRSSEGDFLQLFGRNRIRNTPISEEGIVGIAAGAAMTGLRPIVDLSYSSFLYMAMDQFVNQVAKNRYMFGGQASMPVVFRSAMFYGLNTGAHHSDRPYPMFMNVPGLKIIAPASPEDAKGLLRAAIDSDDPVLTFEAVKLWGLKGEVGDDPFRIPLGVARTVREGTDVTLVAISGSVPDACAAADRLAEEGVSVEVIDPRTLVPLDTAAILTSVARTGRLVVVEPAHRTCGAAAEISALVAEEVFDALKAPIVRLTAPDMQIPFSPSLEQQMYPTRDGIVAALRRVTGLAPA from the coding sequence ATGAGCATCATGAGCTACCTCGGAGCCATCGGCGCCGCGCAGCGCGAGGCGATGGAGGCCGACGAGCGCGTCGTCATCGTGGGCGAGGACGTCGAGGCCAACGTCTACGGCACGACGGGCGGCGGCAAGTCCCGGAGCAGCGAAGGCGACTTCCTGCAGCTGTTCGGCCGCAACCGCATCAGGAACACCCCCATCTCCGAGGAGGGAATTGTGGGCATCGCGGCCGGAGCCGCGATGACCGGGCTGCGCCCCATCGTCGACCTTTCCTATTCGAGCTTCCTCTACATGGCGATGGACCAGTTCGTGAACCAGGTCGCCAAGAACCGCTACATGTTCGGCGGCCAGGCGTCCATGCCGGTCGTCTTCCGCTCGGCGATGTTCTACGGCCTCAACACGGGCGCGCACCACTCGGACCGGCCGTACCCGATGTTCATGAACGTGCCCGGGCTGAAGATCATCGCTCCCGCGTCACCCGAGGACGCCAAGGGGCTGCTCCGCGCCGCCATCGATTCGGACGACCCGGTGCTGACGTTCGAGGCCGTGAAGCTGTGGGGGCTGAAGGGCGAGGTCGGCGACGACCCCTTCCGCATCCCTCTGGGAGTCGCGCGGACGGTGAGGGAGGGGACCGACGTCACCCTCGTCGCGATCTCCGGTTCCGTGCCCGACGCGTGCGCAGCGGCCGACCGCCTCGCGGAGGAAGGCGTGTCGGTCGAGGTCATCGACCCGCGCACACTCGTGCCCCTGGACACGGCCGCGATCCTCACCTCGGTCGCCAGAACGGGCCGGCTCGTCGTCGTCGAGCCGGCCCACCGTACGTGCGGCGCCGCGGCCGAGATCTCCGCCCTCGTCGCGGAGGAGGTGTTCGACGCGCTGAAGGCCCCCATCGTGCGGCTCACCGCGCCGGACATGCAGATCCCGTTCAGCCCCAGCCTTGAGCAGCAGATGTACCCCACCCGCGACGGCATCGTCGCCGCCCTCCGGCGGGTGACCGGCCTCGCGCCGGCGTAA